CTTTACAATGAGAATTAGTTGCCAGGGAACAACTAAACTAGTGGTGTATCGGACAACCGGACAGGAAAAAGCCGCGTGGCGGCCCGACCATCGCCCGTCCTGTCGTACCGATGCAGGACGAACACCCGGCATTCACTGGAACTGGGCATCGTGGCGCCGCCCCCCGTCTGGCAACGGAAAGCACTGTTCCGCAGTGCGCGAAGCATGCGCCGCGAAATCCCTGCCTTGAACCTCCAGCGACGGCCGCTACCGCATATACGGCGCCAGGTTCCCCGCGATCTTCGCGAATTCCGCGTCCGTCAGCGGCAGTTGCCGGAACGCGGCCCAGCTTTCGCGGGGCCGCAGGTTCTTGCCGGCGGCGGCGTCCGAGCCGAACAGGATGCGGTCCGTGCCGATCTGCCGGATGCGCTGCGCCAGCTTCGCCTGTTGCGCCGGCGTGATCTCCGGGTTGGCCATCGTGGCCACGTCGAACCACAACCGTTTCGTGCGCCGGTCGTGCGCATCCACCGCGGCGGCCAGCACGCCCAGCGCCTCGTCCGACGGCGCGTCGTCGTAGCCTGGGCCGGTGCCGGCCAGGTGCGCCACCTGCACCGTCACGTCCGGCGCGGCGGGCAGCAGCTGTTCGAGGAAGACGCGGGCCTGGGCGGCGCCGTACGGCCGGTGCTTCGATACCGATGCCCGCATGTGCACGGCGATCGCCATTTTCTTCGCGTTGGCGGCCGCGAACACGTCGCGCAGCCGCGCCGCATGCTCGGGCAGCTCCAGCTGCACATCCGAGTTACCGAAGTGCAGCTTCAGGCCGTGCTTCAGCCCGGGCAGCGCCGCGCAGCGCTCCAGCTCTTCGAGCGCATAGTCCTTCAGCGGGTTGACGCTGCAGAAGGCCAGCAGCCGGTCCGGGTACATGGCCGCCTGCGCCCCGTTGAAGTCGTTCTCGGCGCGCACCTTGGCCTGCTCGTCGTCGATCCTGCGCGACGGGCTGCCCCACACGTAGGCGACCGACAGCAGCACGGCGCGCCGGATGCCGGCCGCATCGAGCAGCGCGATCACATCCTTCGCGGCGATCGCT
Above is a window of Pseudoduganella dura DNA encoding:
- a CDS encoding amidohydrolase family protein, with translation MHRRAFLTFSAAALAAPAFGADPSPAAGPVPVADHHQHLFSPAMARLLDTGAGGPPAIAAKDVIALLDAAGIRRAVLLSVAYVWGSPSRRIDDEQAKVRAENDFNGAQAAMYPDRLLAFCSVNPLKDYALEELERCAALPGLKHGLKLHFGNSDVQLELPEHAARLRDVFAAANAKKMAIAVHMRASVSKHRPYGAAQARVFLEQLLPAAPDVTVQVAHLAGTGPGYDDAPSDEALGVLAAAVDAHDRRTKRLWFDVATMANPEITPAQQAKLAQRIRQIGTDRILFGSDAAAGKNLRPRESWAAFRQLPLTDAEFAKIAGNLAPYMR